Sequence from the Rhinolophus ferrumequinum isolate MPI-CBG mRhiFer1 chromosome 19, mRhiFer1_v1.p, whole genome shotgun sequence genome:
CATGGTCGTGCCACTACGAACTTTCTGAAGACAGGCCAACGGAGTTGTAATATCTGAGAGTGAGAGCTCATGTGTACATGTGGGCCTAGTGCTGCCATCTTTTCTGATTTCTCAAAGGAGCCAGACATCCAAATTTTTATGTAACGTGTCTCAATTTTTAACTTTAGCAactctttcaaaatttttaaagaaacattccACAGGCCAAACATCTCTCTATGGACTGCTGGCAGCCCCGGATTGCCAATTTATGTCTATGACATTTTTAGGTTTCAACAGAAAGTAGCACTAAGATACATGGATGGAATATTGACTTGAGCTATGAgagaattttcaaatgtttgaaatTCATATAGAAAATAGGCTCTCCATCCAAGTTCTGAGCAATGGGAAAGAGTCAAGAGAATACTGGATGACAACATATGAGAGAAAAGATTTTCTCCTTAGCAGAGATGTTGAACCAAATTATAATTTACATCAGAAAAGTGgtttacagtttacaaagaacttttataTCAAATCACATTAAAAGTTATTAGGACAGTTCTTTAAGTAGAATATTAGGTGTTTCTATTTTAGAAATGCATAAGCTGAGTAACTGAGATACTAAATAACTCAGAGATGTCATCTGGGAAACTGGGCAGAACTAGAAATTGGATGACTCAGGTCATCTAACTCCAAATTCAAAACTCTTTCCAGTGCTACTTCAGACTCTAAAATTGTAAGATTCCAGTCCTAGCTATGCGCTTAACTGGCTTTGCTCCTCATTGCTTTCTTGTGGTCAACCCACTCTCCCCAAGTCTTCTACACATTTCCATATCCCTGAATGCCTTCCTGACCCTTCCATCACTCCCTGAAAGCTCTTCCCTTCATGATCTCTTGTTGAGTTGATTCCAACCTGGCTCTGTCGGCTATAGGAATGTTCTTCCAACTCTTAGTACTCCAAACTAGACTCACCCTTGACATGCATTTGTCCAAAATTTTTGTCTATATGTCTTCCACCTATTTGTCTCTAAGAGGACAAAAGCTGTCTTAATCCATGAAGAAAgccacatatgtacacacacaaacacacaagagTTGGTACTTGATCAATGAATCATCAAATGATTATAATTCTTGGACTTTTAAGTCAGCCAAGAAGAAGAGAACCATTTGCCACCTGTTGCTTCTATTCTCACAGACTTCCTTCCAGAAACTTTAACTCTAACAAAAGCCAGCTGGGTAGCCTTATTTCTGCACATTCAGTACAGGAGAAGCAGTCAAGAATATTCGGTTCTCTGTATTTCAGGCTCATCAGTGCCCGTTAGAAATATATCGTTATTCTTTGGGTTGACATGAATCTTGCTTGGGAAGAACACCAAAATTGTGGAGAAATTGCTGGCTAACAAAGCTTCCAAATAACTTAGTTTGGCTAAAACATAGACTTTTACAAATGTAAGTACTGCCAAGCATTTTTCTTTGCTGACTCGTGGACATCAAGTGCAGTCTTCTAAATATGTCTTCTAATGCACTGTATTTAAGCATGTACAGCCCAGTATCATTCAATGTGAGACAAATTATTACAACTTGCATCTATGacctaaaatgaaagaaaaaatgtacagcACATGGAAATCATGCATAGACAtaggtaaaggagaaaaaaataaaatcccaagaATGTTGCTGTATTCAGGCAAGGAAGGAGaagaatatttttgttctgtttcaattgtttcatttttttggtcaTCAAGCCAGTCAAATGACCTGTTAAGAATATTTCATAGCACTCATGTTCCAACACTTTAATCTCTCTAGGCAAGGTTCATATTTGTGTGGGTTACTTATTCTCCCTTTGTTGACTAAGTCAATAATCAGAATCAGCAGGTTTGGAGTCAGGTTGGCAGGGATCCGCAGCCTGGCTGGGGAGAAGTGAATATAAAAGCCCCAAGCTTATTGCGACCATCACAGACGCCCACTGGTTCTTGGCAAGATGGCTTCTCGGCGCCTGCTCCTCCTCTGCCTGGCTGGACTGGTATTTGTGTCTGAGGCTGGCCCTGCGGTGAGTGCTCAACTCTGTGAAGTCTCTTCATACATTTCCTGTGTACACTAGAAGGACAAATGACTTCCTCCAGATTTGCCAACCAGCTTTGGTTCTGCAGGCAAGGGTACCCAGTATCTCTTTTCAAACATCATTGATTCAAACTTTGAAAAGAATGAGGTTCTGCAGAGCTCACTGAACTGGAGCTTGGACTGTGGGTGCTCTTCTCTATTGCTCTGGTTCATTGGGGTTGCAATGCCTGGTGTCTCAGTTGCCTCAGATTGATGGTACAAATAAAGACAGGATATTCATGAAGCTATTAAGATTGGATTTTCAGAAATACATTCTCTTATAAAGTTTATTTACCTTTAACTAATCAAAATGTGTTTATTGATTAATCTTTGAAAGGCGTGGAGGACAACATTTTAGTCAGATATCTAATTCTTAAATCCCCTAGAAGAATTAACTAATACTATGAAATTGGTCATGAAGTAGTTTGACATGGTTTTACAACAACTAGTAAGAGGGAAGTACTACAGCAACGACTAAAATGCTCTAAGGAAAAACCACTTGGTTCTATGGCACATTACATCTTTTCCGTAATTCCTCTCAAATGGTAAGGCTTAACAAAGCAACTATTCTCAGAGGGCctattttctcctctgaaatTCATTATACACTCCCCCAGTCGACTGCAGTGTATCTGGAGGCAGAAACCATTCTTGCTTTGGAAACAATCAGTCTGTGTTACACTGAGTAAGGGAAGCTCATTAACTGTCAACAGTTATGTTGCTGGAAATGGGATTAGCATGTACTTCCTGCCTTGTTCCAGATTTCTAGCACCATGGAGAACACATCCTTTCACTCTGACCAGTTTTGTTCACTTCTCACTTGTTTTCTCTATGCCCAGGGTGAATCCAAGTGTCCTCTGATGGTCAAAGTCCTAGATGCTGTCCGAGGCAGTCCTGCTGTTGATGTGGCTGTGAAAGTATTCAAGAAGGCTGCTGATGAAACCTGGGAGCCATTTGCCTCTGGGTAAGCTGCCGGACAACCCCAGATGTGAGACTTCATTACATCTTCCCATTCTCCCGCCACCTGTTGGAGAAAGGGGCTCACATCCATTTACTTGAGAATCTATAAGTAGATTGAAAACGCAGGCAGAGGTCAAATGGACCCTGAGAAGGATGTTCTCCTCCTGCTTTGCTTAGCTGGTGAAGAACCTGAACAGCATTTAGGGCAGATGGTGGGGAAATAAAGGACCTGGCACGTCCTGTACTCCAGCAACGGTTCACCACATTTTGGGGTCACAGACCATTTTAAGAAGGTGATGAAACCTACGGACTCCATgcccagaaacacacacacacacttgcacatgTAATTTCAGGAGTTTCACAGATTCCCTGGTGTCCTGGCATAAAACTCAAGCTCAGTCCTGGTCTTCTAGGGAAGATATACAACTTGTGTTAATTTATTAATCGAAGGAAAATTTATCAATCGAAGGAAATTGAGGGGCAGCATTAACTACTGTCTGTAGTTAATGTGGATCATCCAGAATCCAGGGCTTTTGTCTAGCAAACACTTGTGGAGCACCTGCCCTGTAAGACTGGGGGCTGTTGAGCTCAATAAAAAAGTTCACAGGAGAGAAAGATACAGAATGCAAAACAGCCACAGACCAATCTCGCAATCACCCGTCAGATACAAAAATGACTTCTCACTTTCATCAATCGCTTTACAATTTTCAGGGAGGTTTTCCACCTCCACTGGcaagaatttcaaagaaaatgcatATTACTGACCCTAAACCAACTAATGGAAAGTAAGGAACCCTCACCTGCAAGCAATACTGCTAAGAGTTTTTGTCTCCTGGGAGGAGACTTTCTGTGGGTTTTAATTGAATCCCAAGAACCACGTTGTGATTCTTCACACATCATTGGGAAGGCCATTTTATTTGGTGTGGTTCCAACTGAGTTTTTATCtcttaattcatttgtttataaaaatgtcaaGCACAGTGTGGAAAGCAGTTACGAGAATATTCTAAATGAGAGATACAATGGACaccaaaaatattcaaatgtccaTGCGAATCATTTTCCTTatgacaagacaaaaaaaaaaagttaaatatttttttcctggaaaagaagaaaggtggaAGGGTGATAGAGTCAATAAAGACAACTTCTGTTTTTATCTGTCTTAGTTTTTTCAGTCTGATGGAAAGCAATTTCAAACAATAGCTCCTAAGCTGGTACTTATACAGAAATAGAAGTTGCCaagtttaaaaacttaaaaaggagTTGCCCAGTACTTGTTATTGATAAAGAGTTACCAAAGACATTAAATTTATAAACGAAGGATGAGTCAGATACGGGTTTCTCTTTGTAGTTTGGGGTTCCCACAGTGTGTACAAATGATACCCACCTCTGAAAGATATCCTCATGCCACGAGGGATAGGAGTGATCCCTTTTAGGATGGAAACTGCAGTCAGAGTGGCTTAGGGCCACTTCCAGGGGTTGTTAGGAAGCTTCACCCAAACATCAACCCTGAATTGCAACGACTCTTTTTGAAGTGAAACTTGctctcataaaagaaaaaaaatccacaatgagcTTTTTGAAACGTTTCTGACAAATTTCCTGTCAGTTAATTTTAGACATTTAATAGAATTTTCCCTATCCTGACCTGGCTGGGAAAATATATAtcttcatatgcacaaactgcttgtgtgtgtgtgtgtgtgtgtgtgtgtgtgtgtgtgtgtgtgtgtgtgttatggtATTTATTGCCATGGTATTTATTCCCTTAATGCCTAACTTAAACGGGACCTTTGCACCTTTTAGGAAAACCAGTGAATTTGGAGAGCTGCACGGGCTCACAACTACTGATAAATTTGTAGAAGGGGTATACAAAGTGGTGTTAGACACCAAATCCTACTGGAAGGCCCTTGGCATTTCCCCCTTCCATGAATATGCAGAGGTAAGTGTGTAGACAtttgaattgtattttatttttattttgttgttgttgttgttgttgtttttaatcccaGGAAATGCACAGTTTGCACTTTGCATTCGATGGAAATGCAAATGCATACCATGAAATGGCACTGAACTAGCACAGGTTCCCTTTCCCATTTCTGCAAACAGAAATCCACAAAATTCTGAAACGCAAACTTTCTTTCCATGTTTGGTGAAAACTCATTTAGTAACATGACCTGAACTTACATGATGCTCTTTATAGTCTTCATTCAAGCCACGTAATATGACTATTTGTTTGctgaagaaatattaatatgttaaacTATTAGGCAGCCCTCCAGACCCCACTTAGGTGGTGTGCAACAAATAATAgatgtattattttacttttctaaaatctgaaaaatgtttcATTCCAAAACACATCTGGAACCCAGAGGTTTGGATAAGTGATTTGAGGCAAGACATATAGAGACAGCAAATGTGCAATAATAATGGCAACACAATAGATAACATTTATCCAGCATCCatcacatgccagacactgttgtgTTGTCTATATTTAACCTATTGAATCTTCATAAAGTACCCATTGGAGTCAGtcctatttttatccccattgtGCAGATGAAGAAAATTAGGCTCACAGAAGTTTAATAACTTGTCAAAGGTCACAGTGCCAGTAAGAGAGGAACAGTACTATTTATCAACAGAACCTAAGCTGAATTTAGCCTTAGGTGTGCCCCGGACAGGCTGCATAAGAAACcaagctaataataaaaataatagtaataataatgccACATTTGTAACTCTTGGTGTACACTCTACTGACCTACTTATGAGGTACTAAGAACCTCAGAGATATGCGTGGCCCAATCTCTCGGCCTCCTCCTTGTCTGTAATTCCTTAAGTCATTTAAAACAGATGGCTGTCATGGAAATAGAATCCAgacctgttgttcagagctaaAGATCAACTAATTGTATCAAAAATAGCTCGGCATGAAAAGTAGCCATTCTCTCTGGCTTAGTCATGGATGAGACTTTCAGTTGACATAAAACGGTTCTTTTGGTAGACAATGTTGCCATGGAAACTGGAGGGCCTTATTTGACTTCTGGGGCCCACAAGTTACCAAGGTACCTTTAACTACCAAGAAGCATGTCTCTGGCTACTTCTTAGCCAGTCAGCAAGACAGAGAGCGGGGTCACGGTCGGGTGCGGGGTTTAGGTGGCACCTACCACAAGACCCGTGCCCCTAGACAGTCTCAGGCCCAACCCTAGAGCACCAGATCAGCCTCCCTACGAGCACTGTCTGCCCCCGGTCTCAGTGAGACCATCTGAAGACATTCACTGCCATACTCCCCACGACATGTTGCTCCTACTCAGTAGACGTCAGCTTCCTTGTCTGCTCTTCACTCGtttaatattcattcaacaaacatttttaaaaataaaaaccttgagCACTCTGCTAGATGCTAGAGAttcagaagtgaaaaaaacatttctgtcCTTGGAACATACTAGGCAGGACCACGAGCCCAGCTTGGAGCCTGAATGACTCTGGGGAATGAGAGAGCAAGCATGAGCCCTACTGAGTCTCTTCAATGGCTGGTGCGTGCACGGTGGGTTCAGCTATGAGTTCCTTTCCTGCCAGCTTCTTCTGCTGAGGACCTCCCAGAAGGCTGCTATCCTTCAGCGCTACTCACTCCCTCCTTGGCCAATGACCCAGGTGCCACACTAGCCTTACAGAGAAAGTTAGGAATTTCCTTTGGAGCTCTTAGTCCTCTTCATTTCATGGATTTTTGAGCACAGATTATGCCAATTTACACTTTTTAGGAAGAATCAAATGGGGATTGAGGCCAATGTCACTCTAAGAGATGTTTTTCTGATTTGATTTCAGAAACTTGGCCTTTAAAGATTCCATTTCTCCTTCAGAGAGATTCTTAAGTGATTCTCACCTCCACTTGCCCTGatgctctttttgttttttgcaatggTTCAGTCAGATTTTTTCCTCTCCTGTCACCAAGTaatcaaggttttctttttccatatttggAACAAAATGTACTTATCTAGGGTGTGTTCCAAACTCAACCCAAATCCTATACCCAAAATAAGTAAAAGTGAACACCTCTTCACTCTCTTTCCTGAACCAAAATTTTCCCTATTTGCCTCAGTCCAAGCACCTAACGATCCCAGCACCTGAGTCTCAGAAGCTCTATTAAATCTGCCTAAAGTACATGACTAACTGGAACAACATTTTGATTGACAATTTGcccaattagaaaatgtaagTGAGCTCTAACACATGTGTGAGTATTTGAGAATTCCAGCATGACCTTCCACACTCTGTTTGTTGTAAATAGAACCCTTCAATGCTTTTACTCCATATTTCATTGCTTGttatatacataaagatataATGTTCATGGTAGAAAATGCAAAGGAATAATTGGAGAAAAATATCTGAGTTTGGAACCAGGAGCCTTAACTTCCAGGTTTAGCCCTGtcactgtgtgaacttggacCAAACATGCTAATTCAGAATTCTGGTTTGCTTACCTGTAAAATGTCAAGAATgttcccttccagctctaacattctAGGTCGCTAAATCTGCGGTGGGTTGGGCGGTCACCATTCTCAAGACGGCAGGTCATTGAATGCCAGTTTCTACAtcctcctctcttttttctaaaaTCAAGAAAGGGGACAAGACCATTTAGGCTTTCTGTGATTTCCCTCAGTCACCCTGACTTCCAGTGTGGAtttgcactaaaaaaaaaaaaaagagagagacttgatcaTAAGGAAGTAGAGAAGAACTCTTGCTCTAAGGACTGCACAAGACTCCAGTGCTTAGCTGGCAGGCATATTTGGATTTTTGCCTTTTGATCTAACTGCTCCAAAAAAcgaagtaataaaataaaaagaattactgTATCAGGAAACTTCCAGTGTCTCTCAGTCCGTGACTCACGTTGTTGGGTTCTGTTAGAAACGGATCCTATCTGTGTTCTCTTGTAGGTGGTGTTCACAGCAAATGACTCCGGCCAACGCAAGTACACCATTGCTGCTCTGCTCAGCCCCTACTCTTACTCCACCACAGCCCTTGTCAGCACCCCCAAAGAATGAGGGACCCCTCCTTTGGTCAGTTTGAAGGAGGAGAAACAGGATTGCGTGTAACCAACAGTATTCCATTTGTATTAAAGCAGTGTTTTCACTTTATAAGCTATGTTAGAAACTCAGGCAGAGACAATAAAACATTCTTATTAAAAGCACTTACCAGGTCGTTTGAACTCGCTTTGTTTTATTCCCTTATCGTCCActcctaaaggaaaaaaaaaaatccaaattttacaGAGAAACACAGGAACTCAAAAATATCCCTGGCTGACCTCTGAGGGATATCTATACTTCCACTGTCTTTCAAGCTAAGCACATATGCAGCATGGTCTGCAGCCATTAAAAACACACATCCTGAAAAtgcaagttttcttttcctttaaccttCAGTGAGTAGCAACAGACAAATTCTAAGGGCCTATTTCTTTACTCCTGCATGCTCTTTAAGTGCTTTATTGATTTCACGAGCAGCACAGCTCCACCAGGACTGACCTGCAGCAACTCAAGCTCTCTGATCCCATTCAGAACAACCGACCCCACCCTCGCAGTCAGCTGACAAAGGGATGTAATCCGAGAACCCGCACACCCTCAATTCACTTAGACTAATGCAATATTCATGTATTGAGAGAtgactatatgccaagcactattTTAGGTGCTCTGAACATAAAGAATAAGATTGAGTGCCTGCATTTAAAGAGCTCACATTCTTTTGAGAAGATAACTATGTCAACGGGATTTGACATAGGCTTTGGCACAAGGCACAGTGAGGGTACGAAAGAAGGAGTAGCTAGGAGAAGCCAGAGAAGGACTCTGAATAAAtgtcactgtcatgcagggtctctggtcccactcccgcTCTCAGCGGGTggacacaggatatggtgaggccaaaaaggaacaccaaaagAGCCATGTATAGGGGGATCATAtcattatattctcactggtgaTTGGGTTGGAGATACTGGAAGcgggagccacacgatccacaatccgccatccgcttctctgccaacaaaccaacaCCCTTgccaacgtagccacggcagttatattagtggctaatggctaacctgtaacagctgatggccaaccagccacagaagatggccatctgattacagctgatggccatctaataactgagtcagcacctttccacgtgaggccgagagcctagaaactgctctcctggctctgtccccacagtcacttAATCTGAATGTTGGCAGTTCACCGGGTTGAAAAGCGAGAAGGTGTTCTAGGTAGAGAGAGCCGAGATTGCAAGGCCAGGCCAAGTGAAACAACTTGATAAATTGAGGGAACAGATGGGAATTCAGAATGTTGAAATGGAGGAGGAATTAAGGTGGGCGAGGTTGTGCTGCTGTAACAACCCCATATATCTGTGgctcaacaaaatcaaaatttatttctcactccaAGTCCAGTGAAGAGCTTCTTAGTCTGGTGACTCTCAGGATGACTTTCCTCCAAAGGATGACTCAGCCCCAGTTTGATTTACTTTGTGGCTTCAAGGGACATCTATTTCGCAAACTGAAGGAAGAGAGTCTGGGGACAGAGtgccagagagcagtttccaggctctcggcctcatgtggaaaggtgctggctcgggtagtagatggccgtccgCGGTGGCTAATTGAccaccagctgtaaccagttagccaattagccactgatataactgccatagctgcgttggttggtcagtcggtggGTTGGCAGgaagagaagcggacagcagtctgcaggtcgtgtggctccagcctccagtgagacgatAGTGATATGACACTCCTATCCATAGCTCtgttgggtgttcctttttggcccagccatatcctgcattcttatgtggggagcgggagcagagaccccacaggccaccctgcacgacaaatggtgcagcaagcagggtctcctgcatgaaaAATGGTGCCgagagcagggtcccccgcacgacagagAGAAAGTATGGTATTTGTTCCCTCTGTGCTCAAGTGTCACACATGATTCCTACTGATCTTTCACTGGCCAGAAATAGTTACATGGCCCCATTTTAGATTAATGGAGCAATGTGAATTGCAGGGAATCATTTTCCAGAACAACCCTGCATTCTGGAAAAAAGCACTAATCTGTGTTGGTCAATAACCATCAGTGGGATTGGGAGCGGTGGGAAAGAAGCTGGAGTGACGGTGGCTTTATAAGTTACCTGTTAGAGCTGTGAATTTATCTTATAGACAATATGTATTCATTGATGGAAACCTTATCATCGTCATTCCCCATGGGGTTGAGACAGGGTAATTACTTGCTGTGCATAATCTCCATCCAGGATTCTCCAGGGAAACCTGAGTTAGACCCAAGGCTTAGGACTAAACGTACACAATcaatctttccattttcctccaaATTCAAATCTAAAATCTTGCCCTCTCTAGCTAGCTGTGTAAAGAGAGTAAGACATTTGAAAAGAGTGGAATGAAGGGTTGGACTTTTTAACATGTACTGGACTTTCCCATAAATATATGTGGTAAAAGCAATGCCTCTGAGTCTGTTGAATGAGGTTAGCAAGTTTCTCTTCCATGTATATTGGGTTAATGCAGATCGAGTtgccattttaataaatgaaatggtCAAATATTGTCAATTTCATAAGATTCAATCTAA
This genomic interval carries:
- the TTR gene encoding transthyretin, with protein sequence MASRRLLLLCLAGLVFVSEAGPAGESKCPLMVKVLDAVRGSPAVDVAVKVFKKAADETWEPFASGKTSEFGELHGLTTTDKFVEGVYKVVLDTKSYWKALGISPFHEYAEVVFTANDSGQRKYTIAALLSPYSYSTTALVSTPKE